The Candidatus Angelobacter sp. DNA segment TGTCTGCAAATACATCCATGACGCCGGCCCAACATGGTAGGCCGCCATCATGCCGAAAGGAACGCAGGCGAGCAGCAGCAGCGGACTGACCAGACAAAGCCGCCACGCCCACTTCGGGGCTCCGGCAACATCCGTCGCCGGGTCGCCGTTGATAAAGCGAAACGCGATCAAGGCACTGAGGGCCGGAAAGATCGGCAGAATGTAAGGAGCGAGTTTTGCCCGTGTCAGCGAAAACACGGCAAACGTAAACAGCGTCCAGACGCACAACACCAGCCACATCTCCTTTTGATGGATGTTCAAAGCACGCCAGTGCGCCCGCCGCCACAACCAGCCGAGCAGCCAGGTCCAGGGGAGAAGTCCGACGCCGAGAACGCCAAAAAAGTAAAACGGTGAGCCATACCGGTTCTTGATGGTGGTGCCCAACGCGTGTCCCACGGCCTGGCCGTATACCATGTAATCCAACGCCCTTGGAACGAGGTGAACGACGGCACAAAACCACGGCGCGACAAACAACAGAAACAGCGCGAAACCCGCGAGTGATCCCACGACCATTGTCTTCCGGCGGCGACATTCGCGGCGGCGGTGAGTCAGCAGCGTCGCCAGACAAACCAGCGGGACGACAAAGGCAACAGGGCCTTTGGTCAAAAATCCGCATGCCATCGCCATCCATCCCGCCAGATGCCATGCGAGGAACCGCTTCGAATGATTCGGGTTGGCTTCGGCGGCATCATCCAGGCTCCGCCAGCTTCGCCAAAAAAAATAGACCGCCCACGCGATGAACTGCGTAAGCAGCATGTCCGTGGTCAACATGCGGGCCATCGCGAAGTAGAGCAGCGAACTTTGGAGAATGATCGCGCTCCAAAGGCCGGCCTGTCTTCCGCCAAGGGCGCGGCCAAAAAGATAACTCGCGCCAACGCCACTTAATCCCGCCAGCGCAAGGGGCAGGCGCACCGCCCACTCGTTTTGACCGAACAATGACATCGAAACCGCCACCGCCCAATAGGTGAGCGGCGGTTTGTCAAGGTGCGGGGCATACCAGAAGTGCGGGACGATCCAATCGCCGGTCTCGATCATTTCGCGGGCGATCTCGGCGTAGCGGCCTTCGTCGGGCTCGTTGAGGGAACGGCTGCCGAGCAAACAAAAGAATGTGAACAGCGTGAGCGCGAGCAGCCACCACGGTCGGCGCAACGGTCCCGCGTTCAAGGTCATCATGGATTGTTTAGTGGCCGCGAGACCAGGCTGCAAGCCGGGACTGGTGGCGCTCGATCCGCGCTGGAAAAAGCGCCCTGTCAACGGTGGGCCTGTTACGACTTTGCCTCCACCTAGGAACCCTCATGGCGCGCTGAATTCGCCCCGCTGGACTGCGTGGAATGCGCCCAGATCCCCGCACGCTTCTCCT contains these protein-coding regions:
- a CDS encoding glycosyltransferase family 39 protein; amino-acid sequence: MMTLNAGPLRRPWWLLALTLFTFFCLLGSRSLNEPDEGRYAEIAREMIETGDWIVPHFWYAPHLDKPPLTYWAVAVSMSLFGQNEWAVRLPLALAGLSGVGASYLFGRALGGRQAGLWSAIILQSSLLYFAMARMLTTDMLLTQFIAWAVYFFWRSWRSLDDAAEANPNHSKRFLAWHLAGWMAMACGFLTKGPVAFVVPLVCLATLLTHRRRECRRRKTMVVGSLAGFALFLLFVAPWFCAVVHLVPRALDYMVYGQAVGHALGTTIKNRYGSPFYFFGVLGVGLLPWTWLLGWLWRRAHWRALNIHQKEMWLVLCVWTLFTFAVFSLTRAKLAPYILPIFPALSALIAFRFINGDPATDVAGAPKWAWRLCLVSPLLLLACVPFGMMAAYHVGPASWMYLQTTAAAVFALFGLWLGRRFDRTACAYVTAGLSVLALLATAARMPSYETSFKSNQTLKPLGAALREQFQSGDQIVCWGRLPQGLPFYAQSVISAANRPYFGGMPLDQVPFEFPGNRERFGVLLLPDESALIRLLAGDRRVLVVGFSGTLARVRESLREKPLRIITHVGQWELFSNR